One Nymphaea colorata isolate Beijing-Zhang1983 chromosome 12, ASM883128v2, whole genome shotgun sequence genomic window, ATCCCATCACTTGTACCTGCTGATAAAATATTGTCCAAATTTTGTGACATATGATCTCATAACTGGTTTGTAGAGTATATGCTTCGAATGATCCATGCCTAGAAATGTACTGCCACTTGTAACACGAAATTTCACGGCCATCTTTGCTGGTAAATATTGAATCTGAAGCATGATATTCCATGACGAATAAAGACAGATGAGCACATCTATGTGACTGCCTTCATGGGGTATGTGCCTCAATTACCATCTAAGAGTGCATTACAATTTGCCATGTATTTCTCTCTATACTACTGAATGTTTTTACTAAATCATTTTTTCACTAAATCTTCTACAACCGCACAATATAGTTGGTCGGTTAGAATGTCATGCTAACGTGTTCTTAATTCGATCGTCGTGAGTGCTAACTCATCTTTATTATAAATGGTAACACGTACAACACTATCTTTGAAGAATATATAGCATGAATACTTCAATTTGAAAGCAGCCCTAGTTGGTTGGAAATGATGCGCTAActcatttttattataaatggTAGCATGTATAACACCAGATTTGAAGAATATATACCATGAATATCTCAATTTGAGGAGGTAAGAGCTTCACCTCTGGTGCACTCCCTAAGAGTTTGGCAAAAAGTAAGGACGGTTGGCTTTGAATCTCCGTGCAATAATTGGCAACTGTTAACTGTGCACgaatctcttctcttcttctaaatatgtatatttttttacccgcttttctttttccttataaTATTTGAAATACAAGTGCAAGGAAGTGATGTCCAAATTGGTTTCCACGCAAAACAAGTGCCCATAGATTCCATGCATGGTCAAAGGAGATCAGACCCAAGTCAAAGACGCCCGGTCTGGTCCCACATACGCAACCAAGGGTCCTAAACGTCACGTCGTGACCACCTCCCCGGACCCAGTCCCTAGCAACTTCTAGCAGTGCCACCGAGCCGTAGGCCCGGCACGAGCCCAGCAACCACACTGGAATTAGTGGCCGACAGAGTAGGTGAAGGCCCGATTGCGCATATGGTCTCCTTGAGCACCGCCACTCCGCCTACATTCCCCTCTTCAAAACCCTCTTCACTAAGCTCGAGATTCCTTTGCCAGCTTAACTCGCTCACATTACATGGCACTTAATTAAGTTGGCCACCCAACACCTTGCAGATGCTCAGAAAGTTGCAGAAATTCAAAAGATTTTTACGGATCCGGTCATCGGTAATTGTCACAAGCGACGGAGGAGATAGATTCGTGCCTCGTGTGGGCACTCGCCGACACAGACCCCACATAATTTCTTCTATTTCACATGTTGGTTCcccaaatttaatatttattatattgttaCCCCTCCACTTTCTTGCGCCCCACTGGCCATAAGGTCCAAGATTtgaatgggaaaaaaatttgagaaatatgaAGTCTAGTAATTGACAAAAAACTGATAATGTCATACGTTAACAACGGGAAGATTTATCCCTATGTTATGCGACCGGACTAATTAATCCAGtgacatttcttttctttttcattttttctgctttctctttgaaaaaaaaatggtgttaATAGACCGTGTTAGGTCGAGCAACTCAAGTTTGTCTCGGACTTAGCCAACACGAGTTCGAGCTCCGCTGAGCTCGACCAAGCTACGACTCGAGCCCAGTCAAGCTGCTCCAGCTCTTCTCCCTGCATTTACATTTAGCAGGAGGAATAACTTCACGTTACGTTATTTTATTCCATCATAGtgtgagagggagaaagagaaccGACCGAATGATAAAATATAGTAGAAAAACCAACGTGTGACAAGCGGTCACCAAGTACAAAAGTGGGAGGGAGGAGAAATTCTACGACACGAAGCTAGACAACTTTATTGTCAAAGAATATTACAATAGTATCTAaatagaaaatcaaataaagcatatttttctttaagcaTGTGATTCTGCCTACTAATCATGATTTTGTGTGTAATTTGCATATCGAATTTGACATAATTATTCCTAAGCGGTCACCAAAGTATGCCTTTGATCCCAAAATATCGACTGCATGTTGAATTCTATGCATCAAATTTTAGGGGCTAAGAAGTTTCACTACTTAATTGAAGTTGGTGCATGGAGCTAAAAAGTTAATGCGAATTTATTTCATTAATCCATGATTTGATCGTATGAGCAATTACTGGGACATTCTTTactttaaaaaagaagaaacaagatCAACGACCACAACAACAACAGTAATAGTAATAAGTCTCGGGTGATTCCAGATGTTCGCATATTTGAAGACCATGGTGTTGAGGTCGGATCTCGGAtctgaaatgtttttttttttttcgggaTTTAATAATCGTGACCCGATCGATCTCTGTAACTGCCTCCCTGGGTCGGGAATGGGATTATAATAATTGGTGACGTCATCAGTAGAAGTGCTCGCTACTCACAACGGTGAGGGCTTTTTAGTCACTTCCTTTCGGCAAGCTCGCCCATTTAAACGCGCCCGCCTGAATGCTTCCTCGCAAACAACGTCGCTCTAAGAGCAGATGCAGACGTCCGTATTCCGATCGCTCCGGGCCTCGCTTCCCGCGACGCCCGGAAGTAGAATTCCTTCGGTAAGTAAACCGTCGACTGGAGGACATATCCCTGCCGTCAGTACTCCGGCGAAGGGACGGCCATTTCCTGCTGTCTCCGTCGCCGTCCGCCCAGCCGAGATCACCGAGACCCGCCGGACTCGGTGGATCCGGaagctggaggaggaggaaaaaaaggCTGAGGATAACGATCCGATACTGGCATTCTGGGACTACCAGTTCCTTTTTGTATCCCAGCGGTCGGAGACCGAACGCCCCCTGACTCTCCGGCTGGTTGAGGGCTCGATCCCGCAGGATTTCCCGTCTGGAACCTATTACCTCGCCGGACCCGGAATGTTCTCCGACGATCACGGCTCCACCGTCCACCCGCTGGACGGGCACGGCTACCTCAGGGCATTCGAAGTGGACGGGCCGGGCCGGCGGGTCCGGTTCTCGGCGAGATACGTCTCCACGGAGGCCCAGAGGGAGGAACGCCAAGAGGCCACCGGCGAGTGGAAGTTCACCCACCGCGGTCCCTTCTCCGTCCTACGTGGCGGAAAGAAGCTGGGCAACACCAAGGTGATGAAGAACGTAGCCAACACCAGCGTCCTCAAGTGGGGCCCACGGCTGCTCTGCCTCTGGGAAGGAGGGAATCCGCACGAGGTGGACCCCGCCACGCTGGAGACCGTCGGGGAGTTCTGTACAGCAGTAGACCAGCCGCGATCAGGCGGGAAACTGCTCGCTTCCGGCGCTTTCCGGCCGGATTTTAGGAGGCTTACTACCAAGTCGGTCTTCACGGAACTCGCTGCTCTCTTTCTGAAGCCCTTTCTTCATGGTAAGAACTCGGATCTCCTGATTACCTAAATTATTTCATATTATTTAGCTTGTGGGCTTATACTTTAAAAAAGACGAAGGTGCTAACTCTTTACTTTTTGAGTTAATAACTTTCAATGGAAACTCTTAGTGCACACTAATAATATGCGTTTATTCAGCTTGTGTCTAATTACAAACAAGATCATCCTCaactttctctttcaaaatttgattatgaGCAAACCTTTGAGGAGCTGAAGCATTAGCTCTGTTCATCGACCAGCTCTAACCGGCTGGCTTCAGTCGTTCCAACCAAGTTAATTTGTGCAGCCTCATAGCAAACCATGACTGTCAAGTAGATGGGAATCAAACGGGACAATTCTTTGAGTTCTCCAGAGGTTCtggaaaccaattttttttgtccttgcaTTGCTCTCGTGCAGCACACGGGgattctcctttttcttttcttccagtTGTACTTTGTTGAGATAGGGACCCACCAAAGACGCCCCGCTACAAGGAACACTAGCACTAACTGAGAAAAAAGGTATCCACAAAAGTGGtggggggaggggagagagagagacagtcgGGTCCCATTTTTTCACTAAGATGCTTGCTAGGGTCTATGCTTGGTGCAGTGGCTGAGGGCTTGTTGAGCCACTTGTTTCTACCACAGTATGAAATATTGGtcgttttttcatatatatatatatatatatatatatataagctgaaATCTTCCAGCGCCTTTCAAACATGAAACCAGAGCATCTGGACGGCAGGAAAAATCCACGTCCCGTGGCATACAAATAATGGCAATTAGAGTTGGTGTCAAGAGTTCTACTGATGAGATGAACTCCtacgaataaaaaaaaaatgatgttttttactaattgctgttcatttttttgggcATCTTAAAAGTTAATGGGTACCAGCATTTTGGTATTACAATATTTGTAATTTGTATAGTGGAGCGCATTGCCCGAACATTGATTATTGGGTGAGTTTACGTCACTGTTTACGTATGCGGCAGTACTGCATGGTCATTGAGATTAGTGTCTTGAGTAAAGGCACCAGTTGTACAATAATAATACTTCTTTCTTTGGCAGGTATTTTCAAGATGCCTCCCAAGAGAATGCTTTCACACTACAAGATTGATCCTCAAAGAAATCGCCTCTTGATGATGTCATGCAATGCCGAAGACATGCTTCTACCTTGGAGCCATTTTACAATCTACGGTTAGTTCATGTAAATTCTATTTCGTCTTCTCTGAGTTTTGTCGATATTTCTTCCCCTTATTGGAATCCCAAATCTTCCACTCGGTTGAATCCACTAAAACTTTGCTCGCTTAAACAGATACAAGGGAACGAAAGTAGGTAACTGCAGATTCTTAGACAACCTTCATTATCACAACTTCTGTGGTCGCTTATGACGCACTTTTGCTTTTACATATGCCTTCGATCTAGATTGTAAATAGTTAAGGAGCGCCGCGGAGGGAGAACAAAATATCACGCATACAGAAGTAGCCCTTAGGGGTACAATAGAAAGTGGCTTTGACTGGAGTAGACATCACCATAGACCTgtcctacatttttttttgttctttttttttctctcaaatgagcattaattttataatttcttttcttttccattcccATCAATAAATTCTCAGAAGGTCTGTACCGACCGTTTGAATTAGGTACTCACATTCTATTCTCTAAGCGTTTGAAAATCTGCAATCATGTTCTAGAACTCAATAGTAGTTTAATTTGAAACTAAATGGACACGCGGGGGTGGGTTTTGGGACTGGACTTACAGGAACTCGTCTGAAAAGGTCACCGGACGACCATGGGTTCATGATGCTTCAGATTTCATCATGAAAGTAAAGATTATGAATTTGCTGATGTCCGCTACTTCTGAATTCATAGCACATGTTTCCTAGGTTTAATTTTGCCTCCTTGTATTAATTAGAATggattttattgaaatattagTTTCCTTATTGCAGAATATGATGAAAATTTCAACCTTTTGCAAAAGAGGGATTTCAACATTCCTGATCACTTGATGATCCATGACTGGGCATTCACTGACAACCATTACATACTCGTTGGCAACCGCATCAAGCTCGATGTTGCAGGTATTAGTCCGTAAAAGGCTTTAAACTGAAAAATAATGTTCCTAATACTCATTTTTCGTTTCTTAGATTCTGGAAAACCATTAGATGAATTAAAACATTAAACACGACCAAAATTCATTATTAAATGTTCCCAACTCGGCCAGGTTCTATAGTGGGACTCGAAGTGGTGCTCAACGGAGAGTATTTAGTGACATGCCTCCCGTTTCCCTTCTCTCCGTCTCTCCCTTCCTGTTTGCAACCGCCGTGACGGACAGTGCAGAATCTTGAGATTGCCttaatttctcaaaattccACTTCTGAACAACGGAGTCCCTATATCTTTATATCAGTTCTTCGACCAAAGAATATGAGAATTTGACGCTCCAAAAATATTGGCTACtacaatcaaaataaatgtaaaaatgcTACATGATCTCCTTTTTTATGCAACActggatttgtttttttaacctttttggGCATATGTATTTCAATCTGTAGGGTCCATGAAGGCTGTATGCGGTACATCACCAATGATCTCAGCACTGTCACTCAATCGCAGCTCTTCTAAAACTCCCATCTATGTGCTTCCTCGATTTTCAGACGACTCGATGGGAAGCAGAGACTGGACCGTCCCAATTGAAGCTCCTTCACAGTTTTGGTTGCTCCATGTTGCCAATGCATTTGAAGAAAGGGATGGGAGTGGGAACGTGGAGATTCAAATGCAAGCATCAACTTGTTCATACCAGTGGTTCGATTTCAACAAAATGTTCggtaatttttttcaaactcagTTTTACTCATAGGCAACCTAAGGTTCGGCAGACTCTTATCGAATTACCTTTGACCTCCTTGAAGCTTCAGATCGAACAATCTAGCTGGGTGGTCGAAGCCTAGTTCTTCGTCATACAGGAATTGGATCTATGGTTTGTCGTTAGTTCAGTGACCATGTTAAATGAAACTTTTTGATGGGCTTTCTTCATACGCTACCCCATTCTTTTGTTAATTATGCACACATCATACGTAGTTCCACAACCCAACAGGCTGAAAACAGGTTCAAACATGCAAGCTAGAGTTTCCACGGGCACACAGCTAAAGGTATTTgacttcaaaaagaaaacattgttGCTTACCTTTTTTCCATCGGCACGCAGGCTATGATTGGGAACGGTCTCAACTTGATCCAACCTTCATGAATCCTCGACAAGACTTATTACCTCATCTAACGCAGGTAAGCCACCAGGAAATGTCAATTTCAATATAcctatttttttctaataataaGGAAAGCCACCTAGTTTTTTGAATGTGGGAGATTCCTCCCAAATATATAAACGCTTACGTAGCCCCTTATAGATTTCATGGCACTTCTCTGTTCCCACCAAGAAAAGTCCATGCCAATTCCCTTGAACATTGATGTGCGGCCATGGACGAATACTAAAGTGACCAAATTGTAGCCATCCTTCAGCAGAACCTTTAGAGCTAACCCACCGTAAACTTTCCCAGCTATGTAAGAGATAAAAGTAAATAATAATGACAATAATTTATATTTCTCATTGAAAACAGGTGACAATGAGATTGGATCGCGATGGGCACTGCAATAGCTGTGTAATGCACCAACTGGCACGATGGACCAAGGCCAGCGACTTTCCaatcataaatccaagaatgtCTGGCATGAAAAACAAGTATACCTATGCTGCAACTTGTTCAGGCTATCGGCGAGCGCTACCACACTTTCCGTTCGACACTGTTGTGAAATTCAACAGGGTAACTAAATCAGTGGCGACGTGGAGAGCTGGAAGACGAAGATTCATTGGAGAGCCGATCTATGTCCCAAAGGGGAAGAGTGAAGATGATGGATACATACTAGTGGTTGAGGTACCTAAACCTACAAACTTCAAAACTCATAATTTGTTCGATAGCATCTCCCCTTCATCTTCGAAGGTTTCTGGTCTTCAAATGGTAAAGCATCATAACCGCTGAACGTTTAGTTGAGCACTGTGGACCAAATACGGGTGCAGACACCTAAATATACTCGCACATGTAGAGACTAACTTCACGCAGCTTTCAGTAACTTTCTCAATCTAAAAGTCTAAAGGTTTAACCTCAATGACTTTTCCAACATAAAGGACCAAAAGATAAAAACTTGCCTCATAGTGGTAACATGCCTCATAGTGGTAACAGTAAGAGCCAGtaattggaaaaaggaaaattttaagtttGGGTTTTGATGTGCCAGCATGGTGCAGCTTCCCAGTACTTTCTATGCCtcaattttcaacattttcgcCAACCAGATTGTTATAACAGTAAAATACTAAATCTAGCCACTACACATTGGATATCTGacaatcatatttttttcaggCAATGACACTGCTCATCTGATTCcatctttttcccttcttttgcaGTATGCAGTGTCGATACAAATGTGTTATCTTGTACTTTTGGATGCCCAACTTATAGGAAAACGTGGTGCACTGGTAGCCAGAATAGAAGTTCCTAGAGAATTCAACTTTCCTATTGGATTTCATGGAGTTTGGGCACCAGCATGAATGAAGCCGAGAGATAAAACGGATATGTACATAAGAAACTTGAAGTATTTGTAGAAGACTACCATGTACAGATAGGGTTGAAGTTACTGGGGAATTAAATTTCCAGGAGAATATCATGGAGGTTGTGCACTTTATACAAATTTGTACAAATGAAAATCTACGCCAAGCACATATATAGACAATTGTAACATGCGAAAGTATCAATTTGTCTTCATTCGGAAAGACCTTCCGTGGATTTTAAATGAAACATTACCACCTGTTTCCTGTATTTATTATTGCATTCACATTGGCCAGGAATTAAGATCTAGCCACCTATTTTGTGCTGAAGAGAGAGACAATTCAGCTGTGTCAGGTACAATTCCTCGACCAATCTGCTAGTTTCAAGAGATAGTAAGGACTGTTGAGAAAAACCAGCTTAATAGCTTCTCTAAATGTCAAAAAAGACAAGATCCTGTGGAGAATGCTTCTGACCACATAAAGCAGAGCCTGCATTAGCTAAGATGTTAATAGTGATCAGCAAGTCTTCTGCCACAGTCCAGTCATACAACTACTTGCGATTAGGACTAAGAATGTGATATAATAAAAAGGAGAAGAGATGTTTTATTATAAGATGCAAAGCATACATTGGCAGATTTTTCTTAGTAGACATCTCATGATTCCAatcaatgaaagaaattttctttcagGTGTTTAACCAGAAAGTTTTAACACTTTCACCCTATAATACTAAATTCCTTCTCAAAAAGTTATATTGCACCTGAAAGAATGATATATGATGATACAGGAATAACCAAAAGCCAGGCAGTTACACAGGCTTATCCATCAACAACCCCAACATTACTATCAATTTCATTGCACTGTTAAAGAGAAAAGGGATACCTTAAATTGAAGAGGAACCAAAAGGCTGCTTCTGTGCCAAAAACAAACCTGGATGCTTTGCAGAGCATATTTCCCCAAACAGCCTTCAACCCGGACAACAAAGGAACGTAGTCATGTATCTAAACCAACAGAACAATCAAACTGGATTTAAGACTGTATCTGATTCAATCTGTTGAACCATATAGAATGCAAAATCATGTAGAAGATATCGTATTTGATAGGCTTCCTATGCCATAGAAAATGTTTCTGCACTTTCTGAACATTCATCTGCATAGCCATGTACTTTCTAAAAGGAATTGCTCTCAGGATATCCTTCAGCTTCGGTATGTCCTTTTCTGCCACAGTTATGGAACATGCGCTCCAATTCAGAATTTCATTAAAAGGTAGAACAAAGTTGTCTGCTATTATCACAGGCACACACCCATAATATATTGCCTCAACTATACGGGGGCTGTTCACCTCATAACCCATAGGGCAAATGCAATACTTGCTTGATTTCATGTGCTGAATGTAGGACATCTTTCTAGAGACATGCTTTGGTAGGGACCCATAAATCTTCAAGTCTTCATCTTTATTTTTCCAATACTTGAGAAGTACTGGCCGGACTCTACCATGCATCTTTCCAGCAAAAAGGCAAGGATTGTACGTTGAGACACATGTTTTCCACCAAGGCCCCTGAGAGGACTTCTTGGAGCTTGTATGTTAGTCTCTGGAAGGGAGACATCTTTGCCAGGTATAAAAAACCCCTCAGATACATCAGCATTACAGAGAGCTTTTATGGTATTATAGCGAAGTTCTTCATGTTCCTTCGTGGTGTATGGGCCCTGTagagtgtgtgagagagacagagagagagagagggaacttAGATTTCCAGAAGATATGTGCTACACAATGATGATGTGGCGAAACCAGACAGATTGGGGTATCAGCATCAACTTGATCATTATGCTGGCCTAGCAGAAGCTCTCAGACGTTTGCATATAAACACAATTAGGGGCCCAAGCTAGGGTCTTAACCACACTATGACAGCATCAGGACGGTTTTTGCAACTTGATATTAATCATAATCACAATATCAGTAAGACCTCAACAAGGGAAAATTTTCTATACTTTTGATCATCCTCTCAAAGATTCTCAGGAAAAAGGAGGAATATTAAAGTCATATGATATTTAAGtgataaaaaatatgaataaaattgaaaataaagaacatcTTTTATAGACCTGATATCATGATAAAATGATATTATGAAAAGATCATACTTTCCTCAGCATTATATCAGCCTTTGAAAAACTCAATGTTGGGACCataaattatcaaaaatatGCTGACGTTTGCAAGTGGAATGTACTTGCAACTTGCCTTCGCTGCTAATAGGATTGGTGCTAATTGAGTGGTTTAGCTTCAGCCAATTAAATAAGTTCATACAATTGACTAATTCCAGCAATCACATGGGTTTCACAAGCTTCCAAGCCACAAAACCAAACAGACAGCCTCCAACCTGCTTGTTCAGTTGCACAAAATAGGAGTAGCAACAAAGTTCAAAAGCAGGAGCACGGCTGTATCTAGCCAAACCTGAGCTTTCAATGGATCAATTATGGCCAAGAAGCCAGATGTGTGAAGCAAAACttaatttttgtagaaaaaagcACCAGTTAactaaaaaaactataaaaaatcCTTAACTAAATATTTATTAAGTGACTATAagccttttttgttgaaagttgaaacctttCTTATTTGATGATCATGATACTCTCCAAAGATTGAAATTCTTGATCAGTAGGGGAACAATACCAACTTTGTCCAATATGATATCAGAGTGGATGATTGGGTCACATAGAATGCAGCACAGTGTGTATAATCTAACCAGCACGTCTGGATTGCTAGCTACATTCAATTTTCCATAGGAAAGCTTGCTTCATTAAAGACAACTTACCCAATCATGGCAAGCAACAAGAAAATGATCTGCTCCACTTGTCCTATTCCAGAATCTGTACTTGGACGCAATTTTTATCACATAGTCTCTCAGATAGATTGATAGTGGACGCATGTTATGCGAATCATGAACATATAGACCAATCTCCAGCTGCAATGAGCTGTAGGGAAGATAAAATAGATGTGCTTTTTCAGGATCCTTCACCACAAACTGTCTGTTCTCCTCCATCAGTTTCATAAACCATCCCTCAGATGCATAAATTCCTTTAAGCAATGGCTCATGGAAAATTGGCTTTTGTCCATCTGGATATATGTAAACCTTGAGTATCTTTTCCATCAAGTCATAGCTCCTGAAAACTCCACAGTGGCAGAACCAATGCAGTCATGGGTTTGTGCAAGAATGAAAAAGTAGAATATAAGTTTGTTGGTTAtagaaatacaaaataaaaaaaacagtgaATTACCATATCACCGATCTTGTTGACAGGAGTATCAGTGAATTCTTGCAAAAGCGATATATGACAGGACTGTTTAGAAGGATAGTGAAATACAGATGAACTTCAAACGTCAATTCTTGAAATGGGCATGTAATCAAAGCTTAGTTTCCAAAAGACATAGAAAAAGGCTTCTAGATTATGCGAAAATTCTTGGGTTGAATACCTAAAAATTGacctttttaagttttttcaagattttattATGCCAAACTATGCTGTTCTATCATGTATAACAAAAGCTTTGCATGTTAACCGGAGACAATTGTCAACTGTTGAGAGTGAACTTACTACGTACATGGCAATGAAGCAACAGCCTGAATGTTTCAAGATGGCCATGCATGGATGGAAGGGATGCAAAGAAGCAACAGGTAACCACCCtgtcttccatttccttttccccttGCTAGGAAAATAGATGGACGGTGCCTTTAGATTGGGATCCAAGAGATACCACAGTTGTGGAATAAATGGCCATTATCAACATATCATCTTGGCAGCCATGAACGATACATGCGCTGAATTTGTGCAGGATTTATTCCTGAATCAGATACTATGCAACACATTCCTTATAAAAATATTACCGGCACTTGTTAGGGATGCTATCATTGTCATAAATGATTTATGCAATCAGCCAGAAGTTAAAAAATAATGGGATACGGACCAGGCAGACACACACGGAGATCCATTAGTTAAGGAGGTATGAGGtctttcaaagaaaataaatattaaaagaatttCGGGATGGAGGGAGACCTTCTAAACATTGAAACATTTCGAAACACTGTCGGGTGCAGCTCTGGATCATCTGTCACCAGAGGAGCGTTCCAGATCTCATGCTTGGCATATACAAGCGTCTGTTGAGGTGTCAGACGACCCACTtcctgaaaagagaaaaggacttCCA contains:
- the LOC116266299 gene encoding carotenoid cleavage dioxygenase 7, chloroplastic isoform X1; this translates as MQTSVFRSLRASLPATPGSRIPSVSKPSTGGHIPAVSTPAKGRPFPAVSVAVRPAEITETRRTRWIRKLEEEEKKAEDNDPILAFWDYQFLFVSQRSETERPLTLRLVEGSIPQDFPSGTYYLAGPGMFSDDHGSTVHPLDGHGYLRAFEVDGPGRRVRFSARYVSTEAQREERQEATGEWKFTHRGPFSVLRGGKKLGNTKVMKNVANTSVLKWGPRLLCLWEGGNPHEVDPATLETVGEFCTAVDQPRSGGKLLASGAFRPDFRRLTTKSVFTELAALFLKPFLHGIFKMPPKRMLSHYKIDPQRNRLLMMSCNAEDMLLPWSHFTIYEYDENFNLLQKRDFNIPDHLMIHDWAFTDNHYILVGNRIKLDVAGSMKAVCGTSPMISALSLNRSSSKTPIYVLPRFSDDSMGSRDWTVPIEAPSQFWLLHVANAFEERDGSGNVEIQMQASTCSYQWFDFNKMFGYDWERSQLDPTFMNPRQDLLPHLTQVTMRLDRDGHCNSCVMHQLARWTKASDFPIINPRMSGMKNKYTYAATCSGYRRALPHFPFDTVVKFNRVTKSVATWRAGRRRFIGEPIYVPKGKSEDDGYILVVEVPKPTNFKTHNLFDSISPSSSKVSGLQMYAVSIQMCYLVLLDAQLIGKRGALVARIEVPREFNFPIGFHGVWAPA
- the LOC116266299 gene encoding carotenoid cleavage dioxygenase 7, chloroplastic isoform X2, which produces MQTSVFRSLRASLPATPGSRIPSVSKPSTGGHIPAVSTPAKGRPFPAVSVAVRPAEITETRRTRWIRKLEEEEKKAEDNDPILAFWDYQFLFVSQRSETERPLTLRLVEGSIPQDFPSGTYYLAGPGMFSDDHGSTVHPLDGHGYLRAFEVDGPGRRVRFSARYVSTEAQREERQEATGEWKFTHRGPFSVLRGGKKLGNTKVMKNVANTSVLKWGPRLLCLWEGGNPHEVDPATLETVGEFCTAVDQPRSGGKLLASGAFRPDFRRLTTKSVFTELAALFLKPFLHGIFKMPPKRMLSHYKIDPQRNRLLMMSCNAEDMLLPWSHFTIYEYDENFNLLQKRDFNIPDHLMIHDWAFTDNHYILVGNRIKLDVAGSMKAVCGTSPMISALSLNRSSSKTPIYVLPRFSDDSMGSRDWTVPIEAPSQFWLLHVANAFEERDGSGNVEIQMQASTCSYQWFDFNKMFGYDWERSQLDPTFMNPRQDLLPHLTQVTMRLDRDGHCNSCVMHQLARWTKASDFPIINPRMSGMKNKYTYAATCSGYRRALPHFPFDTVVKFNRVTKSVATWRAGRRRFIGEPIYVPKGKSEDDGYILVVEYAVSIQMCYLVLLDAQLIGKRGALVARIEVPREFNFPIGFHGVWAPA